A window from Drosophila nasuta strain 15112-1781.00 chromosome 3, ASM2355853v1, whole genome shotgun sequence encodes these proteins:
- the LOC132791632 gene encoding LOW QUALITY PROTEIN: U3 small nucleolar RNA-associated protein 25 homolog (The sequence of the model RefSeq protein was modified relative to this genomic sequence to represent the inferred CDS: deleted 1 base in 1 codon) encodes MRGKQRNIGSLPKRKSTPLHKADKFSRNNKFIQRSRQMEKSYTTQTQFHKDTTSDNINMCVDLLPSIKEDANTCYEQLVDQYSAANTALEVKEDNAIILTANTKDPDSDQDESNTSNLKPCNSFTKRFDFELSSDDITDLISNERNIYKFKWSEIGDFRVEIPKLKSLNTTNANYNRPPIATKPADLQVLEVKSQLCQNVRYPLSALEMQVFHCANNYLDIYYPRRTHDNAEEIRYAYCLHVVNHMLKSRLLILRNNEKIAGLAKDPNLLSSEVSIPDALRDQGLTRMKVLIILPFRESALKTVQNIGNLMFANHKDKKNGLPIARYERFINDFSGDTIYFPKTNPKPRDYEQTFAGNTDDNFKIGIRFTKKTMSLYSDISSSDILIASPLALRMIINDKEQDFDFLNSIELLVIDQAELFMAQNWENLLYVLDHLHLQPQKLPDTNCQRVRSYCLNGTSRFYRQTLFFASHELPEFRGLMNNKCHNYQGRVRITNQIQVGDISNVVTPIEQVFQRIDCSSVESAFDDRFQYFVRHILPQFTRSGQSHCLIYVPSYFDYVRLRNHFKNEMVNYVQISEYTKKEKISRARDIFFHSGAQFMLYSERAHFFRRTRVKGVRNLIFYQPPNFPSFYSELINLMLETNQNPRDGLQNVMNVKILFTKYDVLSLSNIVGNENAMKVISGLSDSYSFSNNE; translated from the exons atgaggGGAAAGCAGAGGAACATAGGCTCTCTGCCAAAAAGGAAATCGACGCCTTTGCACAAAGCTGACAAGTTTTCCAGAAACAATAAGTTTATTCAACGGAGCAGACaaatggaaaaatcgtacACAACACAAACCCAATTTCACAAAGATACAACAAGCGATAATATAAACATGTGTGTGGATCTTTTACCATCAATAAAAGAAGATGCCAATACATGTTACGAGCAACTTGTGGACCAATATAGCGCTGCCAACACAG CACTAGAAGTTAAAGAAGATAATGCGATAATTTTGACTGCAAATACAAAAGATCCCGATTCAGATCAAGATGAATCGAATACAAGCAATTTAAAGCCATGTAATTCATTTACAAAGAGGTTTGATTTTGAACTATCGTCAGATGATATTACCGATTTAATATCAAACGaacgaaatatttataaattcaaatggtCAGAAATTGGAGATTTTAGAGTTGAAATACCTAAACTAAAATCATTGAATaccacaaatgcaaattataatcGACCTCCAATAGCCACAAAGCCAGCGGATCTTCAAGTTTTGGAGGTAAAATCACAATTGTGTCAGAATGTTAGATATCCATTGTCGGCGCTAGAAATGCAAGTTTTTCATTGTGCAAATAATTACCTGGACATCTATTATCCGCGACGTACTCATGATAATGCCGAGGAAATTCGCTATGCGTATTGTCTTCATGTGGTCAATCACATGCTGAAAAGTAGGTTATTGATTTTACGTAATAATGAGAAAATAGCCGGACTCGCTAAGGATCCAAACCTGTTGTCAAGTGAGGTATCAATACCAGATGCTCTTAGAGATCAGGGTCTTACGCGCATGAAGGTTCTTATTATACTACCATTTCGCGAATCAGCGTTGAAAACTGTTCAAAATATAGGAAATTTAATGTTTGCAAATCACAAAG ataaaaaaaatggttTACCTATAGCAAGATATGAGCGCTTCATCAATGATTTTTCTGGGGATACGATATATTTTCCTAAAACAAATCCTAAGCCTCGTGATTATGAGCAAACCTTTGCCGGCAATACTGATGACAACTTTAAAATTGGCATTCGATTCACGAAAAAAACAATGTCATTATATTCGGACATCAGTTCGTCCGATATTTTGATTGCATCGCCTTTGGCATTACGCATGATTATCAACGACAAAGAGCAAGACTTCGACTTTCTCAATTCTATTGAACTACTTGTAATTGATCAAGCCGAACTTTTTATGGCACAGAACTGGGAGAATCTGCTGTATGTACTTGATCATCTGCATTTGCAGCCTCAAAAATTGCCAGACACCAACTGCCAGCGCGTTCGATCTTATTGTCTTAATGGGACTTCTCGTTTCTATCGTCAAACGCTGTTTTTTGCATCTCACGAACTGCCTGAATTTCGCGGTTTAATGAACAATAAATGTCACAATTATCAGGGAAGAGTGCGCATTACAAATCAGATTCAAGTTGGCGATATTTCCAATGTTGTAACACCAATTGAGCAAGTTTTTCAACGCATTGATTGTTCAAGTGTAGAATCGGCTTTTGATGATCGCTTTCAATACTTTGTTCGTCATATTTTACCACAGTTTACACGATCTGGACAATCGCATTGTCTAATCTATGTCCCCAGCTATTTTGATTATGTGCGATTGCGAAATCACTTTAAAAATGAGATGGTTAATTATGTGCAAATAAgtgaatataca aaaaaggaaaagatcTCTCGAGCTAGAGATATATTCTTTCATAGTGGAGCACAGTTTATGCTTTATTCCGAACGTGCGCACTTCTTTCGGCGCACTCGTGTTAAGGGCGTAAGAAACTTGATTTTCTATCAACCTCCCAACTTTCCAAGCTTTTACTCAGAATTAATTAACTTGATGCTAGAAACTAATCAGAATCCTCGAGATGGGCTACAGAATGTGATGAATGtcaaaatattgtttactaAATATGACGTTCTCAGTTTAAGTAATATCGTTGGAAACGAGAATGCTATGAAAGTGATCTCGGGCTTAAGTGATTCCTACTCATTCTCCAATAATGAATAG